CGTTCGGCGGTATCGGCCGATTTCTCCCGCAGGCTGGGACGGTGCGATGCGACGACTGATCGTCGCTTGTCGTTTCCGGGTGAAGGTGGCGGAGCCCGGGGCAGCCGGCGAAGTGCCGTGTCCGCGTACCGGATTGTGCCGCGGCGACATCAGCGCACCTGCGGCGAAGCGCGTGTCGGCCGTCCTGATCACCATCGATCGTGGAGACACGGGTTCGAGCGGCCGCCAGACGCTCCTCCACGGTGCGGTCGTCAGTGGCGAGCAGGCGGCGTCGCCTGCGGCCGGGGTTCTCCGTGATGACCTGCTGGACGGCCTCCTCGGTCCGTCCGGCTCGCGGAGACCCCGTCGGGCTCGAGACCGTCGAGGATCAGGGTCAGTCCGAACTCGAATCCCTCGCCGTGGTCATGGCCGGCCTCGTCGGCCTGCGCGGCGATCGCCTCCGCGAGGTACGGGTAGGTGTCCGCGGGCAGGTCGCGCAGGCTGTCCTCCGCGCCTCCGTCGAACCCGGCGGCGTCGACGAAGGGCAGGCTCCGCTCCTGGATGACGAAGCCGTACAGATAGCTGTCGATCAGCGAGACCGCGTGTGTCGCCATCGAGACCGAGAATCCGCCCGTGCGCAGGGCCCCGAGGACGGCGTCGTGGTGGCGCAGCGTCGCCGAACCGGGACGGCCGCGGGAGTCCAGGAGGCCCACTGCCCACGGATGACGGCGCAGCGCTCGATAGCAGGAGGAGGCCCGGGCTCGCATGGCCGTCTTCCAGTTCGCCTGCGGACTGGGCAGGTCGATCTCGGCGAACACCGCGTCGACCATCCCGTCGAGGATGTCCTCACGGCCCGTCACGTGGTTGTAGAGCGACATCGCCTCGACGCCCAGCCTGGCGGCCGTCGCCCGCATGGTGACTCCGGCCGAGCCCTTCTCGTCGGCCAGCTCCATGGCGGCGGTGACGATGCGTCCTCGGTTCAGCGGCGCGCGCCTCGGTCTGGCGGTCGGTCCGGCGCCGCGCTCACCCATGGATATGTCCTCTCGGCTTCCGCTCGACCGTACTTACGGCGTAAGCGTAACGTACTTACATAGTAAGTCCAGGAGGTGGGAGCCGGACATGACCACAGGTCGGCCGCAGGGAGTCCGCGTCGTCGGAGCCTCGGGGAGACTCGGACGGCACCTCGTCCGGCAGTCGTCGGGCCGGGGCTACGAGGTCGTCGGCCTCTGCCGTGAACCAGCGGCGACAAGCTCGCCGCGTTCGCCGATCGGATCACGATCGTCCCGGCGCGGCGAACGATCCGGCGGTGACCGGCGGGCCGTCGCGGGCTGCGACGGCGTGCGGACCGCGCTCGTCCCTGGGGAGTGCGGCAGTACTCCCCAGGCGCGTCCCAGGTCGTGCCGGACCACGCCGAGCCCGACGCCCGGAAGGTCTTCTTCTGTGGCCGGCACGTCGCCAGAGGCGACCGTGGCCGTACACCCGGCGTTTCGCGGCGCAGGTCCGGGTCGTCGCCTGGCTGGCGCGGCTGCTGCGGGTGCTGGACGTCGACGATCAGGTGGCGGCGGCAGGCGTCTTCGCCGCGATCACGGGGACCGTGGTCCGCGGCGGCGACCTGGAGGAGGACGAGAGTCAAGGCCTGCCCGTGGGGCGTCCCCACGTCGGCGATCCGGCCCTGGCGGACGACCGGATCCGCCGCGTCGACTTCGCGTCGTTCATGACGACCGCGCTCACCGACGACTCGCTCGTCGGAGCGGCGCCCGCCGTCGTCGGACGACTCTCGCCCAGCGCACCGGCTCACGTGAACGACACCCGGACGGCGAGACCGGGCCCCGCGCCGGAGGGAGACGCCGTGGTCCGAAGCGGACGCCGCCTCGTCGATCGAGGTGGCGGCGTTGTCGATCGCCGCGCGAGGAGGACGGCGACCGGTGTCGACGACGAATCGCCGACACCGCCTTCCTGACGGGCTCCTCCGCCTCTCGGCACGCGGAGATCGACCGCGCCGTCAGAGATCGAGGCGATGAATGCCCGAGGCGCAGAGCCGGACCGGGTGGGCTCCCCACCACGCCGGTCGAACCTCGGGGGAGCTCGGCGTCCTGGAGTTCGCGGCGGCCGGGGACCGCGCCGCGTCTCGGGCTCGGCCCGACGGGGTCATGTCAGGAGACGACGGAGTGCTGCGAGAGCCGGGGGTTCGTGTGGACACGAAGCGTCTCACCTCGAATCGGTGTCGAGCCGATGGAGTCGAACCGTCTCATGCTGGGCTCGCTCGCTCGGTGACCGCTCGACGACCGGCCGGGGCTCTCCACGTCACCGTGCCGCGGCCGCCGGGTCGACGGGGTGGGTGAGAGGGCGCCCGGCGCCGCTCGGGATCGTCGCGACGTCGACCGGTGAGAACGCCGTCGGGGCGTTCGGTGGTCTGCCGTGCGTCCTCGCGTGCAGGACGAGGATCGTTCGCCTGAATGCGCGGGAGCGGAGACGTGAGCATCCCGGCCCCCGCGCTTTCGTGCCTGCCACGCGGGCCCGTCGGCCGGGCCGGCGTGCTCGGAACAGCCCTCCCGCGTCGGCGAGGTCGTGTCGGCGCGGGAGGGCGATGCGGGCCCGTGCTGTCGCCCGATGCGATCCAGATGCGGCCGAGGGCCCTGCCGTCGGGCCTCTGTGCTCGCCGGGACGCGCCGCGGCTTGCCGCGGCCGCGGACGGACGTCCTCACGACCGGTCGGGGAGATCGCTCCGACGGCCGATTCACCTCCGGCACTGAATCGCCCGCCGTGGCCTCGGCGCCTCACTCGAGCGCGCGAGTCCGTCCACGTGATCAGGCCCGTCCGCGACCGAGTATGCCCTGTTCCAGGGTGCGGACGACGGAGTCGACGGCCGCGTGGCGGGACATCGCCTTCTTCGCGACGGCGTCCCAGGCCGCCGAGAGCAGGTACCACAGCATGCGGCGGACCCAGTCGATGTTCATGGCGTCGTCGAAGTCGCCCGCCGCTCGCCCTCGCTCCAGCAACCGCTCGACGGGAATGCCCGCGGCGTCGAACCTGGCGTAGAAGGCCTCGTTGCAGTCGGCGTGCAGCTCGTTCAGGACGAACATGACGCGGGGCCCGATGTCGTAGTAGCCGTGCAGCAGCCTGCGCAGCGCCTCGCGGGGAGGGCCCTGGTCGAGTTCTGCCTCGATGATCGCATGGTCGAGCCGTTCGAGCAGGTCCTCCGACATCGCCCCGATCAGTTCGCCCCGGTCCGAGAAGTAGCGGTGCAGGGTGCTGCGGCCGACCTCCGCCGCCTCGGCGATCTCGCTCATCGAGGCGTATGGACGTTCGCCCAGCACGGCGCCTGCCGCGTCGATGATCGCCTGCCTCGTCCTGTTGCGAAAGCCTGCCTTGGTGGAGGACACGCCGCACATGGTCCCACTGTGGGCCTGCCCCAGGTCAAGCTGACGCAGCACTGTTTCGTAGTGGGACATCAGTGTCCAAAAACGGGCCTTGAGTGAACATTCTGGTACCTTGGGGCTTCATTGGGGAGTCGTCGGATCTACCAAGGAGCGCCACCGTGACCGCGTCGGTCGAATCGTCCGCCCCGCGTTGGGCGAATCTGAGAGTTCTGTGGTCGTTCGTCCGCCCACATCGCCGAGTCCTGGTCTTAGGCACCGTGCTCGGCCTGGCCACCACCGGCGCCGGGCTGGCGACGCCGATGGTCACCAAATGGCTGTTGGACGGCCTCGGCGCTCAGGCGCCCATCGGCCCCGCCGTCGGACTGCTGGCAGCCCTGCTCGTCGTCGGGTCCGTCGTGGGCCTGGCCCAGTGGATCCTCCTGGGCACGCTGGCCGAGCGGATCGTCTTCGACGCCAGAGGGTCGATGGTCCGCCGACTGCTCCGTACCAGGGTCGGCGAGCTCGCGGGCCGATCCGGCGGCGAGCTGGTCACCAGGGTCACCTCCGACACCGTCCTGCTCCGGGAGGCCGCCGCCTCCAGCATCGTCCAGCTCATCAACGGCGTCGTCGGGCTGCTCGGCGCGCTGCTCCTCATGGCGATGCTCGACGGGATCCTGTTCGCCACCACCATCGGCGCCCTGATCGCGGTCGCGGTGCTGGTCGGCCTGCTCATGCCGAAGATCGCCGTCGCCCAGCAGCAGGCTCAGGCGGCGGTCGGCAGGCTCGGCGGCGTGCTCGAGGGAGCGCTGCGGGCGCTGCGCACCGTCAAGGCGAGTCGTGCCGAAGGACGAGAGACCGAGCGAGTCCTTCACGAGGCGACCGAGGCTCGCCGGGAGAGCATCCGAGCCGTGCGCATCGACGCCGTCGCCTGGACCATCGCGGGCGCGGGCATCCAGCTCGCGATCATGCTGATCCTGGCCGTCGGGGGCTGGCGAGTCGGGATGGGGGATCTGGCGGTCTCCAGCCTGGTCGCCTTCCTGCTCTACGCCTTCCAGCTCATGGACCCGGTGTCGACCCTCACCACCACCGTCAGCCAGCTCCAGTCCGGCATCGCCGCCGCGGCACGGATCCGCGAGATCCAGGCCCTGGAGTTGGAGGAGGCGGAGCCGCGGACGACGGATCGCCACGCCGTCACTCCGCCCGCGGCGGACGCCGGGCGGTCCTCGCCTCGGGCGGACGTCGCCCGCACCGACGCCGTGCTCTCCCTGCACGACGTCACGGCCCGCTACGCGCCCGGCGCCGCGCCGGCGTTGACCGGAGTCACCCTCGACATCCGCCGCACCGGGCACACCGCCGTCGTCGGTCCCTCCGGGGCGGGTAAGACCAGCATGTTCTCGTTGATCCTCAAGTTCCTTGCGCCCGAGAGCGGCGAGCTTCGACTGGACGGCGTCCCCTTCGACGCCCTGAGCGCCGACGAGGTGCGGCGTCGGATCGTCTACGTCGAACAGGACAGTCCGCTGGTGCCGGGCACCCTGCGGGACAATGTGGTGTACAGCCATCCCACCGCCGACGACGAGGCGGTCTGGGCCGCCCTGACCGAGGTCCGGCTGGCGGACCGGGTGCGGGCGCTGCCCGACGGTCTGGACACCTCCGTCGCCGACACGACGATCTCCGGAGGCGAGCGGCAGCGCATCGCGCTCGCCAGGGCTCTGGTCTCCGATCCGGGGATCCTCCTGCTGGACGAGGCCACCGCCCAGCTCGACGGGATCACCGAGGCCGCCGTGCACGAGGTCATCTCCCGAGTCGCCGCACAGGGCGCGGTGGTCACCATCGCGCACCGGCTCTCCACGGTGATCGACGCCGATCGGATCATCGTGGCGGAGGCAGGACGAGTGCGGGCCCAGGGCACCCATGCCGAGCTGTTGGCGACGGACGAGCTGTACCGCGATCTGGTGGCGGCGCTGCGGATCGCCACCACCGTCGAAGCCGACCGGCCGGTCGGGAACACTCCGATCGACGCCGCGTCGAGCGACGAGACGCCGAGGCCGGACGGGTCCGCGGCGTTGCCCGCGCTGCCCGGCTCGGTCCGCGGATGACGCTCGGTTCGCCGATCGGAGACACCGGCGGACCGGTCGCGGGGTCGGGCGGGAAGACCTCGTCCGACCCCGCGACGACTCAGACGGCCTGCTCCGTCGCCGCCGAGGCCAGGTACGCCCTGGCCTTGTCGGCGTCGAAGAACCAGTCCCGCAGACCCGCCGGATCGGAGAATCCCGCGACGAACCTGGCCGCGACCGCGGGCGACCGGCTCGCGGCGCCGAGGATCTCCGGCAGATGAGCAGGCGGGTGCAGCATGGTGTTCGTCCACGTGGTGGCGTGCCGCGCCTCGGCCCAGTAACGACTGAAGGTCTGCTCCATCCACGCCCGGTCGAACGGCTGCTCGCCGTGCTCCACGATGCTGTCCAGATAGGACGCCGCACACCGGCTGGCGTTGTTGGAGCCCTGCCCGGTGATCGGATCGTTGGCCACCACCACGTCGGCCATGCCCAGCACCAGACCGCCGCCGGGCAGTTCGCCGATCGGTCTGCGCACCACCGGCGCGTAGCCGCCCGCCAGTGTCGCGCGGTCGTCGGTCAGCTCGGCCGCCGCGCAACGCCCGTACTCCCACGGCACGTACCGTCTGATCAGATCGAGCATCCGATCCAGATGTTCCCGCGGCCCGGGGCGGTCCTGCCAACAGTCCAGCGGACCGCCGGGGATGCCCTCGAAGAACAGGATGTCGCAGGGGCCGCTCAGCGTGAGGCCCGGGATCATGAACAGCTCGCCGACCCCCGGCATCGCGTTGAACCGCACCGCGATCGTCTCGGGATGCTCCGGTCGCGGCCCGACCCCGTGCACGTAGGCGACCGACAACGCGCGCTGCGGACTCGTGAACGGCGAGAACTCGGGATCACGGTCGAAGAGCTGCACCAGCTCGCCCTTGCCCGCCGCGATCACCACCAGGTCGTACAGCCGCGCCAGCGAGTCCAGGTCGGAGGTGGCGACGCCGTGGAAGACGACCGTGCCCCCTCGGTCCTCGAACAGCTCCAGCCAGCCCGCCATCTTCACCCGCTGGTCCACCGACTGCGCGAACTCGCCGGTCGGCGCGACCCAGTCCAGCACCCGGTCGCCGTCCGGCCCGGCCACCGACACCCCGAGGCCGGTGATCTTCGGCGTGTCCTCCTCCCAGAGGTTCAGCTCGTACTCCCGCTCCTTGGCGAGCGCGGGGCCGAACATGCACTGGGTGGACATCACCCGGCCGCTCCGCAACTCCTCCGGGGTCCGGGCGGACATGATCGTGACCGTGTACCCGTGTGCCTGCAGGCTCAGGCCTAGCTGTAAACCGGCCTGACCCGCCCCGACTATCAACACCTTCCGCATGGGTCACCCTTCGTAGCGCCGTGCTTCGACATGCAACCGGCGGAGTCCTCGAGCGTCTCGTTCGTCCGTCGCCGAGCGGACCCGAGCCGGGCCCTCGGACGTCGCGGACGAGTCGTCGGTCGATGACCCGCCACCCTCCCGACCTCGGCGGAGCACCACCGTCAGCCGTCAGGACGGTCCATAGGAGACGCTCAGGTCCATCGTGTAGGAGACCAGCCCCCGCAGCGCCTGGGCCGTGGAGCCGGGATCTCGCGCGTCGCAGGTGGTCAGTGGGGTGTCCGGAGCGAGCGCCAGTGCGTCGCGCACCTCGTCCAGATCGTGTTCCAACCTGCCGTCGAACTTGTTGACCGCGACGACGAAGGGAATGTCCGAGTCGTTCTCGAAGTAGTTGATCGCCGCGAACGACTCCTGAATGCGTCGCGTGTCGACCAGGACGATCGCGCCTAACGCGCCACGAGAGAGGTCGTCCCAGAGAAACCAGAACCGAGCCTGGCCCGGAGTGCCGAACAGGTACAGCACCAGATCCGAGTGCAGCGTGATCCGGCCGAAGTCCATCGCGACGGTCGTGGTCGTCTTGTCGCCGCTCGGGTCGAGTGCGTCGACACCCTCACCCGCCTCCGTCATCCACGCCTCGGTGTTCAACGGCGGCACCTCCGAGACCGTGGACACGAAGGTCGTCTTCCCGACGCCGAAACCACCCGCGATGACGATCTTCGCCGAGATCGTCAACGAGGAGAAGTCAGGCTGGAAGTCTCTTGAGTCCATCGAGAATCCTCTCCAGGATGTGCCGGTCGTACTGATAGGCGTGACCGGTCGGGTGGATGAACACCATCTCCTGGGCGGCGAGATCGCTGATCAGTACGCGGATCACGCCCAGCGGAGTGGTGAGATGCGTGGAGAGCTCCGCGATCGACATCGTCATGCGCGCTCGTTCGTAGAGCGCCCGGGCCTCGGGCATCAGCGTCTCGCTGAACTCCGGGTCGTAGTGCGGCACCGAGATCAGCGTCTCCACCAGCAGGTGGTGCCGTGGTCTGGTGCGTCCGCCGGTGATCGCATAGGGGCGCACCCTGGCGCTGCGCTTCGCGGTCGTGGCCATGCGGTGTCGGTCCTCCTCCGGCGGTCTCAGTCGCTGGTGCGGCGCGCGGTGACCACGCGCCGCAGGTCGGAGCGGACCTGCGGGGTCAGCGCATGCCCTGCGTTGTCGACGAACTGCGTCATCTCGTAGGCGACGACCTTCATGTCGCAGC
This genomic stretch from Actinoalloteichus hoggarensis harbors:
- a CDS encoding TetR/AcrR family transcriptional regulator, with product MGERGAGPTARPRRAPLNRGRIVTAAMELADEKGSAGVTMRATAARLGVEAMSLYNHVTGREDILDGMVDAVFAEIDLPSPQANWKTAMRARASSCYRALRRHPWAVGLLDSRGRPGSATLRHHDAVLGALRTGGFSVSMATHAVSLIDSYLYGFVIQERSLPFVDAAGFDGGAEDSLRDLPADTYPYLAEAIAAQADEAGHDHGEGFEFGLTLILDGLEPDGVSASRTDRGGRPAGHHGEPRPQATPPARH
- a CDS encoding TetR/AcrR family transcriptional regulator, with product MSHYETVLRQLDLGQAHSGTMCGVSSTKAGFRNRTRQAIIDAAGAVLGERPYASMSEIAEAAEVGRSTLHRYFSDRGELIGAMSEDLLERLDHAIIEAELDQGPPREALRRLLHGYYDIGPRVMFVLNELHADCNEAFYARFDAAGIPVERLLERGRAAGDFDDAMNIDWVRRMLWYLLSAAWDAVAKKAMSRHAAVDSVVRTLEQGILGRGRA
- a CDS encoding ABC transporter ATP-binding protein encodes the protein MTASVESSAPRWANLRVLWSFVRPHRRVLVLGTVLGLATTGAGLATPMVTKWLLDGLGAQAPIGPAVGLLAALLVVGSVVGLAQWILLGTLAERIVFDARGSMVRRLLRTRVGELAGRSGGELVTRVTSDTVLLREAAASSIVQLINGVVGLLGALLLMAMLDGILFATTIGALIAVAVLVGLLMPKIAVAQQQAQAAVGRLGGVLEGALRALRTVKASRAEGRETERVLHEATEARRESIRAVRIDAVAWTIAGAGIQLAIMLILAVGGWRVGMGDLAVSSLVAFLLYAFQLMDPVSTLTTTVSQLQSGIAAAARIREIQALELEEAEPRTTDRHAVTPPAADAGRSSPRADVARTDAVLSLHDVTARYAPGAAPALTGVTLDIRRTGHTAVVGPSGAGKTSMFSLILKFLAPESGELRLDGVPFDALSADEVRRRIVYVEQDSPLVPGTLRDNVVYSHPTADDEAVWAALTEVRLADRVRALPDGLDTSVADTTISGGERQRIALARALVSDPGILLLDEATAQLDGITEAAVHEVISRVAAQGAVVTIAHRLSTVIDADRIIVAEAGRVRAQGTHAELLATDELYRDLVAALRIATTVEADRPVGNTPIDAASSDETPRPDGSAALPALPGSVRG
- a CDS encoding styrene monooxygenase/indole monooxygenase family protein yields the protein MRKVLIVGAGQAGLQLGLSLQAHGYTVTIMSARTPEELRSGRVMSTQCMFGPALAKEREYELNLWEEDTPKITGLGVSVAGPDGDRVLDWVAPTGEFAQSVDQRVKMAGWLELFEDRGGTVVFHGVATSDLDSLARLYDLVVIAAGKGELVQLFDRDPEFSPFTSPQRALSVAYVHGVGPRPEHPETIAVRFNAMPGVGELFMIPGLTLSGPCDILFFEGIPGGPLDCWQDRPGPREHLDRMLDLIRRYVPWEYGRCAAAELTDDRATLAGGYAPVVRRPIGELPGGGLVLGMADVVVANDPITGQGSNNASRCAASYLDSIVEHGEQPFDRAWMEQTFSRYWAEARHATTWTNTMLHPPAHLPEILGAASRSPAVAARFVAGFSDPAGLRDWFFDADKARAYLASAATEQAV
- a CDS encoding GTP-binding protein, with product MDSRDFQPDFSSLTISAKIVIAGGFGVGKTTFVSTVSEVPPLNTEAWMTEAGEGVDALDPSGDKTTTTVAMDFGRITLHSDLVLYLFGTPGQARFWFLWDDLSRGALGAIVLVDTRRIQESFAAINYFENDSDIPFVVAVNKFDGRLEHDLDEVRDALALAPDTPLTTCDARDPGSTAQALRGLVSYTMDLSVSYGPS
- a CDS encoding DUF742 domain-containing protein, with product MATTAKRSARVRPYAITGGRTRPRHHLLVETLISVPHYDPEFSETLMPEARALYERARMTMSIAELSTHLTTPLGVIRVLISDLAAQEMVFIHPTGHAYQYDRHILERILDGLKRLPA